AGAGCGTGAGCGCCCCCGTGTCGCGCAGTTTCTCAACGATATGATGCTCGAACGGCCCGGTTCCGGGCGGATGCATGGGATGCCCCTTGAAGGCGGCGTACTGGATTTGCGTGATGCGGGGTGCGTCCCCGGGTTGTTCGTCCCTGATCTGCATTGCGGCACTCCTTGTGCGCGGAGGTTCTGTGGGCCGGGCGTGGGCCGGGCGGGCATGATGCCCGCCAGTCGGCGCACGCCAGCGGCATGGACTTGAAACGCCGTTCAGGAGGGGTTGCCGGGCAAAAGCGTAGGAATGCCGGCCCGGGGATTCCGGGCGGGCTGTAAGGGCGGAAGGGTTGCTCCGCGAATCACGTGCCCCCCCTGGCGGGGAGGCTCTGGTCGTTGCGCCCTACCGGCCGACGCTTTCGCCGGCAACCGGGGCCGCAAGGTCCATTGTGCGGATTTTCAAACAATCACCTGTTGGAACGAAGTTGATGCAAAGCCGGTACGCAACGCCCGGCGCGCCGTCAAGGCCGCCGGAGAGGGCGGCCCCGGCCCGGCGCGGCTGCGCGGCCACCCCGGCGGGGAGCCGGTCCTCAGTCGAAAAGCCTCCCGGAAAGCGGCGGCCATCCCGCTCAGGCAAGCGTCTGCAGCGGCTCGATCAGCCCGGCACCCTCATGCCCGGCGGCGTTCACGGCCGTGCTGACCATCCAGCGGGACATGCCCGGCCAGGGGCGCGGGGCCAGGATGTCCGCCAGTTCCTTCGGGTCTTGCAGGGCCGGGTCCAGCCAGCGGGCGTCGTCCTCGGGGCGCACGGCCACGGGCATCCTGTTGTGCAGCGGGGCCACGAACTCGTTGGCCTCGCAGGTGAGGATGGTCAGGGTGAGCAGCTCCTCCCCCAGGGGGGACTCCCAGCGCTCCCACAGCCCGGCCAGGGCCATGAGCCCGCCGTCCTCCGGGGTGATGAACCAGGGCTGGCGCTTTTTTGGCGGGCCGGTCCACTCGTAGAAGCCCTGGGCGGGAACCAGGCAGCGCCGGTGGCGCAGCGCGGCGCGGAAGGCGGGTTTTTCGGCGGCCGTTTCGGCCCGGGCGTTGATAGTCCTGGCGGCGATGTCCGGGTCCTTGGCCCAAAAGGGCACCAGGCCCCAGCGGTAGAGGCCCATCTGCCTGCCGTGCTCGTTTTGGGTGACGGCCTCAACCAATTGCCCCGGCGCGATGTTGTAGCGCGCCGGTGCTTCGGGAACCGTTTCCAGTTGGAAACGTTCCCGAATGATCTTGCGGGGGATGCCCAAGGCGAAGCGTCCGCACATGGAAGTGAGCCTCATTAAAAAGTTTTCAATTGCCAAACACCAATGCCGAGCTTAGTTTCCCCGTGCGGGTATATCCCCAGCGCAACGAGACAAGGAGACGCTCATGGGAGCCTTTTCCATCTGGCATTGGATCATCGTTCTGGCAATTGTTCTTCTGCTGTTCGGCCCCGGCCGCCTCGGCAACCTCGGCCGTGACCTGGGCAAGAGCATCAAGGAGTTCAAGGGCGCCATGAACGACAAGGACGTCACCCCGGAAAAGCTCGACAGCGAGCAGTCCAAACCGACGACCACCGCCTCCACGACCACCACCGTGAACCCGTCCGAAAAGACCAAGGTTTAACGGTCTTTTCTGGAGCCATGCTCGGGCGCACGTTCATTCATCTGCCTGGCGTAGGTCCAAAAAGCGAATCCTCCCTGTGGGATGCGGGCATCCGCACCTGGGAGGATTTTCTTTGCGCCCCCAGGCCGCCCGTCTCCCCCGCCAAGGCGGCCCTGCTTCGCCCGGAGCTTGAGCGCTCCGTGGAGGCCCTGGCCCGTGGCGACGCGGACTGGTTCGCCGAACGCCTGCGCTCCGGCAACGCCTGGCGGCTTTTGCCGCGCTTCCTGCCCGAGGCGGGCTACCTCGACATTGAGACCGACGGCGAGGCCTTCCCCACGGTGACCGCCGTGGCCCTGTACCACAAGGGCCGCCTGCGAAGCTACGTCCACGGCCGCAACATGGAGGAACTCCATGACGACCTGGCCGAAGTGAAGCTCCTGGTGACCTTCAACGGCAAATGCTTCGACATCCCCGTGCTGGAGCGCGTGCTGCGGGTGCGCGCGCCCAAGGCCCACGTGGACCTGCGCTTCGTGCTCAAAAGCCTCGGCGTGGGCGGGGGCCTCAAGGCCTGCGAGAAACGCTACGGCCTCTCCCGGCGGGAGTTGGACGGCGTGGACGGCTGGGGCGCGGTGGTGCTCTGGCGGGAGTGGGAGCGCAGCGGGGACGAGCGCGTGATGCAGACCCTGCTGGCCTACAACGCGGCGGACGTGCTCAG
The DNA window shown above is from Fundidesulfovibrio soli and carries:
- a CDS encoding ribonuclease H-like domain-containing protein: MLGRTFIHLPGVGPKSESSLWDAGIRTWEDFLCAPRPPVSPAKAALLRPELERSVEALARGDADWFAERLRSGNAWRLLPRFLPEAGYLDIETDGEAFPTVTAVALYHKGRLRSYVHGRNMEELHDDLAEVKLLVTFNGKCFDIPVLERVLRVRAPKAHVDLRFVLKSLGVGGGLKACEKRYGLSRRELDGVDGWGAVVLWREWERSGDERVMQTLLAYNAADVLSLEVLLAHSLGDLLAATPFGAELTPRVPPMAGNPFQADPEVVEKVRAACALHGY
- a CDS encoding twin-arginine translocase TatA/TatE family subunit, coding for MGAFSIWHWIIVLAIVLLLFGPGRLGNLGRDLGKSIKEFKGAMNDKDVTPEKLDSEQSKPTTTASTTTTVNPSEKTKV
- a CDS encoding SOS response-associated peptidase, which encodes MCGRFALGIPRKIIRERFQLETVPEAPARYNIAPGQLVEAVTQNEHGRQMGLYRWGLVPFWAKDPDIAARTINARAETAAEKPAFRAALRHRRCLVPAQGFYEWTGPPKKRQPWFITPEDGGLMALAGLWERWESPLGEELLTLTILTCEANEFVAPLHNRMPVAVRPEDDARWLDPALQDPKELADILAPRPWPGMSRWMVSTAVNAAGHEGAGLIEPLQTLA